Proteins from a genomic interval of Leifsonia shinshuensis:
- a CDS encoding DUF1295 domain-containing protein, with amino-acid sequence MEPFFVCLWILAGVCAATWVLSLVTGEHSWVDRIWSIVPVVYVWVFAAAAGLQDARLDLMAGLVTLWGARLTFNFARKGGYAPGGEDYRWEVLRGRMSRGAFAVFNLFFIVIYQNVLLLLIALPAWTAYQHPTPLNGLDVLCAVLFLLFLTGETVADQQQWDFHRWKNAEVAAGREPSPRFLQTGLFRFSRHPNFFCEQAQWWVVFLFGCVAAGSLLQWTVLGPLLLTGLFIGSTVFTESISRSRYPEYAEYQRRTSPIVPWFPRRGGEAVTARS; translated from the coding sequence GTGGAGCCCTTCTTCGTGTGTCTCTGGATCCTCGCGGGCGTCTGCGCCGCGACCTGGGTGCTGTCGCTGGTCACCGGGGAGCACTCGTGGGTCGACCGGATCTGGTCGATCGTGCCCGTCGTCTACGTGTGGGTGTTCGCGGCGGCCGCCGGCCTGCAGGACGCCCGGCTGGACCTGATGGCCGGGCTCGTGACGCTGTGGGGCGCGCGGCTCACCTTCAACTTCGCGCGCAAGGGCGGCTACGCGCCGGGCGGGGAGGACTACCGCTGGGAGGTGCTGCGCGGCCGGATGAGCCGGGGCGCGTTCGCGGTCTTCAACCTCTTCTTCATCGTGATCTACCAGAACGTGCTGCTGCTGCTGATCGCCCTCCCGGCGTGGACGGCGTACCAGCACCCGACGCCGCTGAACGGGCTCGACGTGCTCTGCGCCGTGCTGTTCCTGCTCTTCCTGACCGGCGAGACCGTCGCGGATCAGCAGCAGTGGGACTTCCACCGCTGGAAGAACGCGGAGGTCGCCGCGGGGCGCGAGCCGAGCCCGCGCTTCCTGCAGACCGGGCTGTTCCGGTTCTCCCGGCACCCGAATTTCTTCTGCGAGCAGGCGCAGTGGTGGGTGGTGTTCCTGTTCGGCTGCGTGGCCGCCGGGTCGCTGCTGCAGTGGACCGTGCTCGGGCCGCTGCTGCTGACCGGGCTGTTCATCGGCTCCACGGTCTTCACCGAGAGCATCTCGCGCTCGCGCTACCCGGAGTACGCCGAGTACCAGCGCCGCACGTCGCCGATCGTGCCGTGGTTCCCGCGGCGCGGCGGGGAGGCGGTCACGGCGCGGTCGTGA
- a CDS encoding RNA-binding S4 domain-containing protein — MTGVRVDAWAWAVRLYKTRSAASDACKAGHLKVNGDRAKPSQQVKVGDEVRAYVGGSEKIYIARKLIVKRVGAAVAAECFEDRTPPPPPKAETPSDVTRERGSGRPTKRDRRLLEQLRGR; from the coding sequence ATGACCGGGGTCCGCGTCGACGCCTGGGCGTGGGCGGTGCGGCTGTACAAGACCCGCTCCGCGGCGTCGGACGCGTGCAAGGCCGGCCATCTGAAGGTCAACGGCGACCGGGCGAAGCCGTCGCAGCAGGTGAAGGTCGGCGACGAGGTGCGCGCCTACGTCGGCGGCTCGGAGAAGATCTACATCGCCCGCAAGCTGATCGTGAAGCGCGTCGGAGCGGCGGTCGCGGCGGAGTGCTTCGAGGACCGCACGCCTCCCCCACCGCCGAAGGCCGAGACGCCGTCCGACGTCACGCGCGAGCGCGGCTCCGGCCGCCCGACCAAGCGCGACCGGCGTCTCCTCGAGCAGCTCAGGGGCCGCTGA
- a CDS encoding DUF72 domain-containing protein codes for MAVARVGISGWTYAPWRGVFYPKGLPHRAELAYASERLNSIELNGSFYALQKPSSYRTWAASTPDDFVFSVKGGRYITHILRLKNARAAVANLFASGVLTLGPKLGPLLWQLPPTLQFDPEALDAFLGMLPVTTAQARSLAAETTLESDRTDYSGSDDRPLRHAVEARHASFTDPAFARICRAHGVAVVLADTAGRYPVLRETTADFVYVRLHGDEELYASGYTDEALDRWAGELRERLAEGLDVYAYFDNDLKVRAPYDAMGLLARLR; via the coding sequence ATGGCGGTGGCGCGGGTCGGGATCTCCGGGTGGACGTACGCGCCGTGGCGCGGAGTGTTCTACCCGAAGGGCCTGCCGCACCGCGCCGAGCTCGCGTACGCGTCGGAGCGCCTGAACTCGATCGAGCTGAACGGCAGCTTCTACGCGCTGCAGAAGCCCTCCAGCTACCGCACCTGGGCGGCGAGCACGCCGGACGACTTCGTGTTCTCGGTCAAGGGCGGCCGGTACATCACCCACATCCTCCGCCTGAAGAACGCGCGGGCGGCCGTCGCCAACCTGTTCGCGTCGGGCGTGCTGACGCTCGGCCCGAAGCTCGGCCCGCTGCTGTGGCAGCTCCCACCGACGCTGCAGTTCGACCCGGAGGCGCTGGACGCGTTCCTGGGGATGTTGCCGGTGACGACGGCACAGGCGCGCTCCCTGGCCGCGGAGACCACCCTGGAGTCCGACCGGACCGACTACTCCGGCAGCGACGACCGCCCGCTCCGGCACGCGGTGGAGGCCCGGCACGCGAGCTTCACCGACCCCGCCTTCGCCCGCATCTGCCGCGCGCACGGGGTGGCGGTGGTGCTCGCCGACACCGCAGGGCGCTATCCGGTGCTGCGCGAGACGACGGCGGACTTCGTCTACGTGCGGCTGCACGGCGACGAGGAGCTGTACGCGAGCGGGTACACGGACGAGGCGCTGGACCGGTGGGCCGGAGAGCTGCGGGAGCGGCTGGCGGAGGGGCTGGATGTGTACGCGTACTTCGACAACGACCTGAAGGTGCGGGCGCCGTACGACGCGATGGGGTTGCTGGCGCGGTTGCGCTGA
- a CDS encoding FHA domain-containing protein yields MRDAATGNEDTTARFGEEFISKMFPMDGEISPEEQEAIAALPSGSALLIVRRGPNTGARFLLDADVTSAGRHPNADIFLDDVTVSRRHAEFTRRGTAFEVRDLGSLNGTYYDGVRIESALLSDSSEVQIGKFRLTFYASRQDLAAAAKN; encoded by the coding sequence CTGCGCGATGCCGCGACGGGGAACGAGGACACGACCGCGCGCTTCGGCGAGGAGTTCATCTCCAAGATGTTCCCCATGGACGGGGAGATCAGTCCCGAGGAGCAGGAGGCGATCGCGGCGCTGCCGTCCGGTTCCGCCCTGCTCATCGTGCGCCGCGGCCCCAACACCGGCGCGCGGTTCCTGCTGGACGCCGACGTCACGAGCGCCGGCCGCCACCCGAACGCGGACATCTTCCTCGACGACGTGACCGTCTCGCGCCGGCACGCGGAGTTCACCCGCCGCGGCACGGCCTTCGAGGTCCGCGACCTGGGCTCCCTCAACGGCACGTACTACGACGGCGTCCGCATCGAGAGCGCCCTGCTCAGCGACTCGTCCGAGGTCCAGATCGGCAAGTTCCGGCTCACCTTCTACGCCTCGCGTCAAGATCTCGCCGCCGCGGCGAAGAACTAA
- a CDS encoding CDP-alcohol phosphatidyltransferase family protein, whose protein sequence is MDGVGAVSSRVWTIPNVLSFFRLALVPVFLAFVVTGEDALALLVLIFSSVTDFLDGWLARRLNQVSRLGQLLDPAADRLYIFAALVGLAWREVIPWWLVAVILARDVMLAVLGVILANHGFGPLPVHHLGKVATFCLFWALPLLMLGEAYAPVAPYSLPLGWAFALWGAFLYWWAGIVYIRETARVIRLPADDSGPHSDRLDHEEVDGA, encoded by the coding sequence GTGGATGGTGTCGGCGCGGTGAGCTCGCGCGTGTGGACGATCCCGAACGTCCTCAGCTTCTTCCGGCTGGCTCTGGTGCCGGTGTTCCTGGCGTTCGTGGTCACGGGGGAGGACGCGCTCGCGCTGCTGGTCCTCATCTTCTCCAGCGTCACCGACTTCCTCGACGGCTGGCTGGCCCGGCGGCTGAACCAGGTCTCCCGGCTCGGCCAGCTGCTCGACCCGGCGGCCGACCGGCTCTACATCTTCGCCGCCCTCGTCGGCCTCGCCTGGCGGGAGGTCATCCCGTGGTGGCTGGTCGCGGTGATCCTCGCCCGCGACGTCATGCTCGCCGTCCTCGGCGTGATCCTCGCCAACCACGGCTTCGGCCCGCTGCCCGTCCACCACCTCGGCAAGGTCGCCACCTTCTGCCTGTTCTGGGCGCTCCCGCTGCTCATGCTGGGCGAGGCGTACGCCCCGGTCGCGCCCTACTCGCTGCCGCTCGGCTGGGCGTTCGCGCTCTGGGGCGCGTTCCTCTACTGGTGGGCCGGCATCGTCTACATTCGGGAGACCGCGCGCGTCATCCGCCTTCCGGCCGATGACAGCGGGCCACATTCCGATAGGCTTGATCACGAGGAGGTTGACGGTGCCTGA